The genomic region CGGGAGAAGCACTTGTAGTACCTTGTGTCCATATACCGCCAGCATCTTCATTATCTAATAGTAAAGATAAATCATAAGCAGCAGGAGCTTGAGATTCACAAAAAGTTAGAGGAATGATGGCAGAAGGTATACCAGAGGATAAAACATCATTAACAATAATTACAATTGTTGTACTTTCATCAGGGCATGCGCCTGGTCCTGGTACGGTATATACATAATTATAAGTTCCCGCTATTAGAGTGCTAATATTGGTTGTTCCTTGATTACCATTTGTAATGCTAGTAGGACCGGTCCATGCACCTGTGGTATCTGGCATACCCGTTAATAAAGGAAATAAATCAAAATCTGTTGCTGGTAAACTATCAATACAATATTCGATCGTATCTCCTATACCTGGATTTGCAGGATCATCGATTTGAACCGTTACTGCAACGACATCACTTTCACAAAAGAAATTATCTGCTTGCACATAATAGGTAGCACCATCTACTAAAGCTGTAGTAAGTTGTAACGCTGGTGGTATAGGATTATTTGCAACATCAACATCACTGTACCAATTAAAATTATCTGTAGTACCAGCATCTAAATCGGCAATAGTAGGATTAGCATCACTACAAAATTCTTGAGTTAATGGTGGAGTAGGAGCACTTGGCGAAGGAAAGACCGCAGTACTTCCAGATTCAATTTGTCCCTTACATCCAGTACCATCTACAAAAACTATAAAGTAATTTGCATTACCCGTTAGTGCATTAGTAGGACTGACCATCATGGTTAATTGAAAATCTGAATAAATTTCAACACTACCACCAGCTGGAATATTAACAGCCAGTGCTGTATCTATATAACTTTGTACAGTAGGCATTTCATTAGAGCAAAATATAGCATCTAGACTTTGTCCACTAGGATTTACGGTAAAATCCACGATTAACGGTGATCTAGTACCACAGTTGCCAGAAACATCGCCTGCATAATAGGTACCTTCTGTAACTAACTGTGACTGAGGAATAGGTGAACCACCAGTAGGGTTTAAGAACCATCTTACTGCATTAGGTCCTGGTATTACAAATGCATTTAAATCGCTGTAGGTAAGTTGGGAAGCATCACAAATCACTTGAGGTGAAACAGGTACGGTAGGACACTGTGCCTGTATGCTTAAAAAAGGTAGACCTAAAAATGCTATAAACAGCCATTTTCTTTTGGTCCAACTAGAGAGTAAGTTTTTTTCATAAAAAATAATCATCCATTTATCAATAAACAAAAGTAACTTGTCTGTGAACCCTTTATCCATAAGTAAAGATTAGAGTTGTTAAACGTTCATTAACAATCGGCAAAATACAGAAATTACAGTTATAAATCATTTTCACTTATCTATTTCGTACTTATTTATATAAAAATAGATGTATAATTTCCTCAAATAGATTTTTTATTAAAATATGATACTGTACTTTTAAGAGGTGTTTTTATACTCGCTTTCGCGAAAGCGTTATAATTAAACCATTTATGTTCCCTATATATTTATAGATTTAATCAGCTTTATAGAGCTTAATTCAATGGAAAAGCAACATCTCAAAATATCAAATAAAAACTATGCACCTGTAAGTTGGCAATTAGAATTCTTAATAGCTGGAGGAATTATTTTTTCATTATATACCAGTACAGATTATTTTAAACACCTCTTCTTATTAAAATATCCCATTTCAAATTTTGATTATGCACAGGTTCTCCTTTTTTTTGGAACTTATGTTTTAACTAGAGTATTATTGATTGGATTTGGTCTAAACTTAATTTTAAGAACGGTATGGCTTGCTTATTACGCCATTTCTTATTGGTACCCAGATGATGTTAATTATGAAAAATTGAAACTTAATTTTTATCAAAAGAAACATCATCAGACACAGGCAAACGCAAAAGAAAGACTCTTAATTTTAGATAAATGGGCTAATCTTAGTTTTAGTATTACTATCATATTTACCTTTATTGTATTCAGTTCTATAATTGTATTACTATTTATTCAATTCATTCTGGCCGAAGTTTTAGGTGCATACTGGTTGATTAATAACGCCATTTTTAATTATGCATCAGCTATAATTGTACTACTATTACAATTAGGAATTTTTGATTTTATAATAAAGAAAAAGCATCAACGCGGAGCTTTTTTTAAAATAGGGGACATACTATATAAAATCTACTACTATGGCAGTGGATTGTTTTTTTACAGGCGTGAATTATTAGTATTGCGTACAAATGGAAAGAATTGGTTGTTACTATCTTTTGGTACGGGATATCTTTTACTAGCGTTATTTATATCTATCAATCAGATAGGTGAATTTTATGAAGCAGGTACTTTTAATGTTAATCTATTTGATGATCGTATCACATTTAATGAGTCTAAAAATTATATCATTGATTATAGAACTTATGAAGATCAGCTGGGAATGGAAGAGGTATTTTTTAATGGCGGTATACAAAGTCAATATATAAAGGATAATTATTTAAAAGTCTTTGTCGTACACCATCGTAAGCATGACTGGTACTTAAAATATGTTAGAGATAGTTTAAACTTGACTACTTATAATCCACCAAAATCAGATAGTTTAAGGAAATTATATAATGAAGAAAGAGCTAGATTAGATCAACAATCACTCAATAGACTTCTTAAAGTTGAGATAGATGGACATGAATATAAAAACCTGAATTGGGATCGTTACAAACATTTCAAAACTAAAGAGCAAGGCTATCTAACTTATATAATGATTGATACCCTTAAGAAAGGTAGACACCAGATTAATACCTATACTAGAAATAGATATACTGGAGATGTAAAATTGTCATACAGTTTCTCAGTACCTTTTTTTGTAGATTAAGGCTGTATAGTTTGTAATCATCCAATTTTTAAATCGAACGTAAAATGAAAAATGTATCTTTTGCTATCCTAGTTATATTAACGATCATAAGTTGTAAGTCTAACCTTAATACTGTTGAAACCGCTCAAAAACAAAAACAACTCAATGAAATCGCAAATAAGGTACGACAAGATGATTATAAGATAGTGATGAGCGCAGCATATCCATTAGCTACAAATGCTGTTACTAATGTACTCAATGGTGTTTTAATTCCTAATGGTGATACCGCAAATCGAATCGATTTAACTGATAGAGATGATTATATCGAGCTAGGGGACAGGTCTGTATTAGGTAGTTTGTCTTACTATGGTGAACGACGTATATCTTCAGGTTATGGTAATCAAGACACTGGAATTAATTATAAAGGTATACCAGTTAATTATTCACAAAAAATCGATTTTAAGAAAGGATTGGTGCGCATTGAATATCAAATTAATAATCAGGCAGAATCTTTTGACATCACCATAGAGGTTTTTGCAAATAGAAAGGCTAATGTACATGTGAGTAGTACGCACCGCTCAAACATACGATATACAGGAATGATGGAACAAATTAAAGAATTACCATTATAAAACTTATGCAATAAATGTATGAAGCTTTTTAATAAAAAACGCCTTGAACAAATCCAATGGAGTGGATTAAAAAAATACACTCTATATGCAATAGGAGAGATCCTACTGGTAGTTGTAGGTATATTAATTGCCTTATGGATTAATAATTGGAATCAAGAAACAACTGCCATTAAACAACAAAGAGATATTGCACTGAGAGTAATGTCACAATTAAAGAAAGATCAAACCAACATTAGAAAGTTCATTGATACCTTAGAATTTCAATCAGATTTATTTGATTTATTACTTACAGAGCGTACACTTAGTCAGACTGAGATGAAAACGCTACATGAAGAATTGCCTTATCTGGTAACAGTTCAAGTATTTATTTTAAATCAACAAGATGAAACACTTCAAATATTAAGTCATAACAAAGCCATCGATAATCCGGTATTAAAAATATTAGAATCTATAGAATCGGATTATAAATACAATCTAGAAATGCTTCAGATATCAGAAGATAAAATGGTTGATGAGATTATGGGGAATTTAAATTATTTAAAGAATAATAAGGATTGGTATTATAAACTGATTTTAGGATATGATCTAACGGATGAGGAGTTTTCATATTTTAAATCTAATGATTATAAAAATCGTGTAGCTCAAATGGAGCTTATGTCACACCAAGGATATTTATCCTTATTATATCAGTTTGAATTTGATATCAATAATCATATAAAAGAATTGGATGCTATATTAAAAGAGTAGTAATAAGTTTAAAAATACTCTATTTGACATAATATAAATTATAGAACAAAAATACAGTTTAGTTCATAAGAGTAGTTTATCCATTTGATAGCTATAATCTAGTATGATTATGTAGCTATACTGAAAGCATTCGTCTTCATAAGAATAATTGGAACTAAGATTATTATTACTCTGATTATAAATCCCGTATTCGATAAAATGTTCGTGATAAAAATTTTTAGACGATTCTCGTGGATCGTTACAAAATCATAAATTATAAGAAAAATAAAATTCTATGTACTTCATGTGATAGATAATATAAAACATTAAATTAATTGTCTCTAATTATTTCATTAGTAAGATTTAATAAGATATTAATTTTCTCTTGATCAGTAGTATCCGGATGAGCCATGGCAAAACTTCCCTTATCATTATCAAAATATTTTCCTGTAGCGTCTTTATATGCATCAGAAGTTGCTAAATCAAATAATATATTAACGCCTTTTTCTGCTGGAGACCAATGCTGACCATAGGCTTCTTTAGCCATTTTAGTGTTTAGTAATGAACCTGGATTTACCGCTATAGTTGTAACATTTGAATGTTGTTTTGCAAAGTAAAAACTCCACATGGTTAGTGCCAGTTTGCTTTGCGCGTAAGCTTCGTTGGCACTGATAGATACATCGCCTGTTAAAATGCCTTTTTTAACTGAAGATTGTGCTGCAGAACTTAAATTTACTATTCTTGGTGCTGACCCTTTTTCTAGAACCGAAATAATATTTTCTGTTAAAATATAAGGTGCCAAATAATTTACAGCCATTCTTATATCTAAACCTTCTTTTGTTTTAGCTGAAGGTGTTTTTAAAACTCCTGCATTGTTAATTAAAACATCTATACTTGGTACTTCATTTTTTATTTGTTCTGCCATTTGTTTTACAGCATTTAAATCTGAAAAATCTGCCACAAATCCTTTTACATTATCATTTTTTGAAGCGGTTTTTATTGCGCTAATTGTATCGTTTACTTTAGCTTCACTTCTACCGTGAATATAAACTGCGTTTCCTTCTTTGGCTAATTTTAAAGCGGTTAGTTTTCCTATGCCGTCTGTACTTCCTGTTATTAATATATGTTTCATAGTATTTTTTTATGTTGATAAAAACTGACAATACAACTATTGCCAGTTTTATAATTTTATTTTTGTCTGATATAATAAACTACGCTTGCTGTAATTAAAACGGTGCAGCGGTATCTTTAGGACCATCAGGTAAACTCCAACGTTGGCGAGCGGTTACGCTTTCCAAAGCGACATCCTTAATGGTATCACTATTACTATTTCCATAACTACTGGTACTACCACGTGGTATTTCCATATTATCGCCATATAGCCAAACCACTAAATTACTGCGTTGTCCGCTTGTAATTGGGTGCGTTGCGTGTGGCACATTACCTCTATGGATGATGGCTTTTCCTGGCTCAAACTTAGTTTGTACCGTTTTACCAGAAACTTTATCATAGAAATCGACTATAGAACCTGTAAATTCTTCATCAGGTAAGTTAGTATTTATATTTAATGTTGCTGACGAAGCATCGGTATGCGCGTGTAAATCCTTGTCTTTATCTGGATTGTATTGTATTGAAAATCCAAAAGTTTGATTGTCGTAACCGTAAGTCCCCAATAATAATCGAGAAATCGGGCGCATATAACGGTCCATAATATCATTATAAAATGCCTGAAAGCTTGGTGTTGCTAAATATCCTTCAGATCTAGGATCTAACATCATTCCATAACGGTTTAATTGAATACCGTAAGGCGCACGTTTAGGAATTTTTGATTTTACTACGTCTTCTAAATACTGACGAAAATCTGCTAAACGTTCTAAATCAAAAAACTGTGTTTCATAAACGCCTGGAATTATTTCTTTCCATAAATCGGCAACAGCATTTTCTTTTTCTTGATTTTCCCAAGCATCTTCAATTGCCTTACGTAACTTTGGATCTAGTAAAGATTCGTCTGGCAATAATAAATTGTCTTTGTTTTTTAGTTCCCACTCTGCCCAAGCATCTTCTAATAATTTTCGATTATCATTCCAAAATTTTGAAACTGATGGATCGCGTCTTAAAGATAATTCTCTTGATGGTACTTCTAAAGCACGAGCTTCTGCAAGTGCATTTGTATGTTCTATTGTTTTCATAATTATATGTTTTAAGTATAGCTACTGCTATTGTATTTTTTATCTATCACAAAATTATGCACAAGCGGCTGTTCTGCTTTGGTAGTAAAAATGGTGGTTTTAGTAAAAAACAAGGTTTTGCTATTTTTTAAAATGAAAAACGCCTCTAAAAAGAGGCATTCAACACTATTAATTTACCATAAGGATACATTGCAAATCCTTATTTGTTTTTAGTTCTCAACGACTATTTTACCAATAGCTTTTCCGCTTTGTAAATGTGTGTAAGCATCACCAACTTCTTCTAACGAAAACTTGTTTTCATCTACTATTGGCGTTAAATGTCCTTCGTTAGAAATTTCAGCTAAACGCTCTAAAATATTTCCGTGTACATCTCTTTTAAAATTGTGCAACATCGGTATTAGCATAAATACCACGTGTAATGATGCTCCTTTAAAGTGCAATGGCGTTAAATCTAATTCAGATAACGACACCGTAGTAGAAATGTGTCCGTTTAAGGCAACCGCTTCAATAGAATTGGTCAGGTTTGCACCACCAACAGTATCAAAAACCACATCAAAACCACCATCGGTATATTTTGCAGTATAATCGGCTACTTTTTCAGTTTTAAAATCGATAAAAGTTACGCCAAATTTTTCAACAATAGCTTTTTGATTATCACCAGTACCTGTAGCAAAAACTTCTGCTCCAAAATACTTTGCTAACTGCACCGCTAAATGACCAACACCACCGGAACCACCGTGTACCAATACTTTCTGACCTGCTATTACGCCTGCTCTTGTTAAACCCTCGTAAGCTGTAATTCCTACTAATGGTAAAGCTGCAGTTTCTCGCATAGTTAAGTCTTTTGGTTTGTGCGCTACAAGGTTGCTATCCGCTACAATATATTCAGTTAGGGTTCCTGGTAAATCGGCTAATCCGCCAGCACAACCGTATACTTCATCTCCAACTTTATATCCCTCTACTCCTTCTCCAACAGCTTCTACTGTTCCAGAGAAATCCATACCTAATAAGGCAGGTGTAGCTGGCGATAATGGTAAATCGGTTCCCATATTCTTAATCATAGTGTCAATAGTATTTACACTAGATGCTGCTATTTTTACCAATACGTGATTTGCTTTTACTGCAGGTTTTTCTATTTCTGATACTTCGAAATTTCCGTTTTCTCCGTAGTTGTTTATAAGCATTGCTTTCATATCTAATCTTCTTTTTTATTTAATAATAATTCTTGTTTTATTAATTTACTTCTTGAATATCCATCACCATTTGTTCCCAATTCTTTTGGTTGTTATGGTCAAACTGAGCGCCATTCTCATCGGCATAGGTGAATCTTTTTATGGCTGGTGTTCTACTTGTAGCCTGAAATAATTGGTAGGCTTCTTCTTTTAAAGCTTCCATTATTGGCAAGTCTATAGACGCATATACCGCGCGTTTGCTAGCTGCAATAGAGTCTGCCGGAAATTTAGAAATGCGCTCTGCCAAAGCATCTACATAAGGCCCTATTTCATCTGCATCTAATGCTTTGTTAATAGTTCCGAACTTTTCAGCTTCGTCTGCATCCCAATCTCTAGCTCCTAAGATAATTTCCAGTGCTTTTCCAAGTCCTGTTTGTCTTGCCATACGTGAAGCGCCACCACCACATGGTAAAATGCCCATACCTACTTCCATTTGCATAAATTTGGCTTTACCTCTTGCTGCAAAACGCATATCTAGTGCCAATGCCATTTCGTGACCGCCACCACGTGCAAAACCTTCAATTTTTGCAATAGTTGCTTGTGGTACGTTGCTTAATCTTTCTAATACAGCTTGTAAGTCTAATAACTGTACTTCGTTTCTTGGTACCGCTTCTGTAGACATATCCCTAAGTAAGTTGGTATCATAATGACATACCCAATATCCTGGATTTGAAGATTCAAAAACAACGACTTTTACGCTTCTATCGCGCTCTAATCGTAAACATAGACTGCTTAAATCGGCAAGCATTTCTTGCCCTTGTACGTTTACAGGACCAAAGTTGATAGTCACTGTTAAAATTTCTCCTTTTTGTTCTGCCGTAAATGTTTGAAAATTCTTGTATTCCATGGTATCCTATTTTGAGTTGTTAGTGTATATATTAATTACACTGCAAATTTAAAATAGGAACCAAGCTTTGTTTTGGTAGAAAACAAAGTGGTATTAGTAAAAAATAAGGTTTCTGGTAGATACTTAGACTAGATTGGCCTTAAATGCACTTAGACTAATGCCACGATAGGTTTTAAAGATCTTGTTTAAGTGGCTAGAATCTGTAAAACCGAGCTCTGCTGCAATTTCGGAATCTTGTGCATCGGTATACTTTAATCGAGTCTCTACCAATTTTAATTTGTAATTGATAATGTACTTTTTTAATGACACATCCGTGTGTTTTTTGAAGTACTCACTGATATAATTATCGGCCATATGAAACTCATTGGCCAAACGTTTAGTCGTTAACACTTCAGTATTATAAATGTTGGAATGAATGTAATTAATGATTTGCTGAATTTTGGAGGACTTAACTTCCTTTACTTCAGAAGTATTTAAATATTGAATATTACGTGCAATTAAATGCAGAATTACGGACAATGAATTTTGAATGATAAAAATATCGTGGGATGTTTTATTTAAATACTCGGCAGCAACCATATTTGTGAGCGATATAAGATGCGTTTTATCCAAAGCCGTTTCAAACTGCATTTCTCGCAGTTGATGGCTTTCACTGTTCAAGATTTCTTCGATTTTACGAAACCAATCGTTAACAGGTAATGTTTCATTTTGCGACGTTGTATTTCTAAAAAAACTTTTTAAAAACTTAATGGCTACCGTAGAAGTTTCTGTTTCTGGATTTAGGACATAAATATCATCTGGGATAAACACAAAAATACTATTGGCTGTATAATTTACTGTTTGTCCATTAATTTTTATGGTTCCTGAACCTTCTTCGAAATAGACGATTTCAAAAAAACGAATGGTTGTGTACTGACAAAACTCAAAAAATGTTTGGCTTTTATATTGCGCAATCACAATGTTTTCAATAATCGTTCTAGCCATCTTTTTTTATAAAGTTACAAAATATATAAAATAGAAAAAGCCACAAGACTGTGACTTTTTCCTGCGATTAATCAATTATTAGGGATTCAACTATTAATCAAATTATTTTGAAGTCACTTTGTAGTTTCCGTTACTTCTAATATAAATAACCGTTTCTTTTTCTGCTGAAATGATTGACGTTGCCTTTTCTTTTGCACCAAAATAAGAACCTGGTTCCAATATAGTTTCATCATCTTTTCTAGAAAATTGATGAGTGACTTCCCCAGAAATAACTACCGCTCTAAAATTTGTACTTAAATTTTTAATCTTTCCCTTAAAACCAGCTGGTAATTTTATTAAAGTAGCACGCAATTGATTTTTTTCATGACTTCCCCATAAAAAAGCGGTTTCTACATCACTTTTTTCTGAAACCCATTCAATATCGTTAGCATTTAACCAAACCAGATTGGATTCATCAACATTAATAGGTTGTTCACCATTATCAAAAGCTTCTGATGTAGGTTGTACTAAGTATGGTCCTTCTTGAATATCTAAAAAAGCCATATTCTCTTCACCATCAGCAGCTGTAATATGCGCCTCTCCTGCTGGTTGTTGCCAATAAGAACCTGCTGGCAACCATTGTTTCTCAGCGTTTTCATCATCATTATGCAATAAACCATTAATGACCACACCACGATACGTAATGTTGTGAATGTGTGGTGGCGAGGAAAACCCTTTATTGAATTTCACTAGAAAACCTGCTGGTTCATTTTTAGTTCTGTCTCCCCATAATTTTCCAGCTGCAGGACTTTTATCACCTCGTAACGGATTTAGCCAACCCCATACAACGTTATCTGCTGTGACTACTTCGTTTATAGATTTAATATCGTCTGTTGTTGGCGTTTGTGCTTTAACATATGTTACTATCACAAATACTAACAGAAAAAAACAACTTTTTCTCATGGTATAAAGACTAAAATTAAGCACTAGTTAAAGCACCGTAAAAATTTCACTTTCTGGTAATCTAGCCTTAGGAGTTTTATCTGTGGTATTGAAATCAGATTCGGCTCTATAGCCTATAGAAACAGCTACTAAAGCGGTAAATCCTTTCTCTCTTAACCCAAATTCTTCATCTAATGCTTTTACATCAATACCTTCCATGGGTGTAGCGTCTATTCCTAAGCTTGCAACACCTAATAAAAAACTACCGATGTTAAGGTAAACTTGTTTTTCCATCCAGTGTTGTTGATCTTTTAAATCGTACTTATGAATACCTGCAAAGGTTTTAACAGCTCCTAGAAATCCGTTTTTTATGTCCTCATTTGGAAACCTTCCATTTTTATCTTCTGTGTCTGCAATATGCTGGTAATACTCATCATCTGCATCTGTTTTTACACAAAATAAAACAACTGCTGAAGCATTGGATACTTTAGGCTCATTAAAATGAAAGAAACCTTGTGTACCCTTTGCCATACGTGCTTTACCTTCTTCAGTTTCAGCAATTATAAAATGCCAAGGTTGAAGATTTACACTTGATGGACTCATCCTTAACAAGTTCTTAACCTCTACCATATCTGATTCAGATATTTTCTTGGTTTTATCGTATTCCTTTGTGGTGTATCTCCAGTTTAATATTTCTTTTAAATTCATCTGTTATTTTTTAATTGATTAAAATCATACTATCAAAAGTATAGTGACAAAAGTATCTATAGTATACCTTACACACAATAACGGTCATAAATGATAGTACTATTTCAATAATGATAATATACAGTAACAGTCTGTAAAGCAATAACCTATCAAATAATTAAAATTTTCACAAAAGCTTAAAATTGTATTTTACATACTATAAATAAACGACCACTTTTTTAATGTAGATAACTGTGTATCTATGTCTATTAATTTGACTTAATATTGATAGTTTAAAGATTTTTTATCCATCTATCAAGACCAGTATCTATATAAAATGCTTTCTGCAATCCCATATTATTGATATACTTTTGAAGATTGGCTATAAATCGATATACCTCACATTCAGAATCTAAAAATGATACCTAAACTTCATTACATATCACAAGCTGCAACCACCGCACTTCACCTAGAAAACATTCAAAAAGCTTGTAGTTCAGGAGCCGAATTAATACAACTGGATCTCGAGCACATTTTGGAAAATGAACGAATTACACTAGCCACAGAGGTTCTTAAAATCACCTCTCATTTTCAGACTAGACTAATCATCAGGTCCTATTATAAAATTGCTATAGAACTTAAGTTAGATGGTGTCTACCTCTTACCTACTGACTCTAGTCCTACTCATGTACGCGAGCAATTACATAGCTGGCAATCCATTGGTGCCGCAGCACATCATCTGCAAGACTGCGAGGATTTGATAAATAGTGGTGTTGATTATATAGCACTAGGACCATTTAAAAATTCTACAAATGATTCTATCAAAGCTTTAGATCTTACAGCATATTCAGTTATCATAGAAACATTAAAAACAGAGACACCTCTACTCGCTTATGGCGACATTACTGCGGCCGATGTAAATAGTTTGCTACATACAGGTATCTCTGGACTTGTTGTATCACAAGCCATACAACAAGATTTCAATAGCATTAAAACCTTTAATCAACTTCTAGGTGCCTCATCGACAGGTGAAATGCGACATACTTTTTAATATCAATGCCATAGTACGATTGCATATACATATTGTGATTTTATTTAACTTGCATTAAAATCCTGCCACATGAAAAAAATTACTTTTATTATAGGAA from Nonlabens arenilitoris harbors:
- a CDS encoding SDR family NAD(P)-dependent oxidoreductase, producing MKHILITGSTDGIGKLTALKLAKEGNAVYIHGRSEAKVNDTISAIKTASKNDNVKGFVADFSDLNAVKQMAEQIKNEVPSIDVLINNAGVLKTPSAKTKEGLDIRMAVNYLAPYILTENIISVLEKGSAPRIVNLSSAAQSSVKKGILTGDVSISANEAYAQSKLALTMWSFYFAKQHSNVTTIAVNPGSLLNTKMAKEAYGQHWSPAEKGVNILFDLATSDAYKDATGKYFDNDKGSFAMAHPDTTDQEKINILLNLTNEIIRDN
- a CDS encoding AraC family transcriptional regulator, whose amino-acid sequence is MARTIIENIVIAQYKSQTFFEFCQYTTIRFFEIVYFEEGSGTIKINGQTVNYTANSIFVFIPDDIYVLNPETETSTVAIKFLKSFFRNTTSQNETLPVNDWFRKIEEILNSESHQLREMQFETALDKTHLISLTNMVAAEYLNKTSHDIFIIQNSLSVILHLIARNIQYLNTSEVKEVKSSKIQQIINYIHSNIYNTEVLTTKRLANEFHMADNYISEYFKKHTDVSLKKYIINYKLKLVETRLKYTDAQDSEIAAELGFTDSSHLNKIFKTYRGISLSAFKANLV
- a CDS encoding thiamine phosphate synthase yields the protein MIPKLHYISQAATTALHLENIQKACSSGAELIQLDLEHILENERITLATEVLKITSHFQTRLIIRSYYKIAIELKLDGVYLLPTDSSPTHVREQLHSWQSIGAAAHHLQDCEDLINSGVDYIALGPFKNSTNDSIKALDLTAYSVIIETLKTETPLLAYGDITAADVNSLLHTGISGLVVSQAIQQDFNSIKTFNQLLGASSTGEMRHTF
- a CDS encoding enoyl-CoA hydratase/isomerase family protein — protein: MEYKNFQTFTAEQKGEILTVTINFGPVNVQGQEMLADLSSLCLRLERDRSVKVVVFESSNPGYWVCHYDTNLLRDMSTEAVPRNEVQLLDLQAVLERLSNVPQATIAKIEGFARGGGHEMALALDMRFAARGKAKFMQMEVGMGILPCGGGASRMARQTGLGKALEIILGARDWDADEAEKFGTINKALDADEIGPYVDALAERISKFPADSIAASKRAVYASIDLPIMEALKEEAYQLFQATSRTPAIKRFTYADENGAQFDHNNQKNWEQMVMDIQEVN
- a CDS encoding DUF4437 domain-containing protein, with amino-acid sequence MRKSCFFLLVFVIVTYVKAQTPTTDDIKSINEVVTADNVVWGWLNPLRGDKSPAAGKLWGDRTKNEPAGFLVKFNKGFSSPPHIHNITYRGVVINGLLHNDDENAEKQWLPAGSYWQQPAGEAHITAADGEENMAFLDIQEGPYLVQPTSEAFDNGEQPINVDESNLVWLNANDIEWVSEKSDVETAFLWGSHEKNQLRATLIKLPAGFKGKIKNLSTNFRAVVISGEVTHQFSRKDDETILEPGSYFGAKEKATSIISAEKETVIYIRSNGNYKVTSK
- the nfsB gene encoding oxygen-insensitive NAD(P)H nitroreductase — its product is MNLKEILNWRYTTKEYDKTKKISESDMVEVKNLLRMSPSSVNLQPWHFIIAETEEGKARMAKGTQGFFHFNEPKVSNASAVVLFCVKTDADDEYYQHIADTEDKNGRFPNEDIKNGFLGAVKTFAGIHKYDLKDQQHWMEKQVYLNIGSFLLGVASLGIDATPMEGIDVKALDEEFGLREKGFTALVAVSIGYRAESDFNTTDKTPKARLPESEIFTVL
- a CDS encoding 2OG-Fe(II) oxygenase, whose amino-acid sequence is MKTIEHTNALAEARALEVPSRELSLRRDPSVSKFWNDNRKLLEDAWAEWELKNKDNLLLPDESLLDPKLRKAIEDAWENQEKENAVADLWKEIIPGVYETQFFDLERLADFRQYLEDVVKSKIPKRAPYGIQLNRYGMMLDPRSEGYLATPSFQAFYNDIMDRYMRPISRLLLGTYGYDNQTFGFSIQYNPDKDKDLHAHTDASSATLNINTNLPDEEFTGSIVDFYDKVSGKTVQTKFEPGKAIIHRGNVPHATHPITSGQRSNLVVWLYGDNMEIPRGSTSSYGNSNSDTIKDVALESVTARQRWSLPDGPKDTAAPF
- a CDS encoding zinc-dependent alcohol dehydrogenase family protein, whose protein sequence is MKAMLINNYGENGNFEVSEIEKPAVKANHVLVKIAASSVNTIDTMIKNMGTDLPLSPATPALLGMDFSGTVEAVGEGVEGYKVGDEVYGCAGGLADLPGTLTEYIVADSNLVAHKPKDLTMRETAALPLVGITAYEGLTRAGVIAGQKVLVHGGSGGVGHLAVQLAKYFGAEVFATGTGDNQKAIVEKFGVTFIDFKTEKVADYTAKYTDGGFDVVFDTVGGANLTNSIEAVALNGHISTTVSLSELDLTPLHFKGASLHVVFMLIPMLHNFKRDVHGNILERLAEISNEGHLTPIVDENKFSLEEVGDAYTHLQSGKAIGKIVVEN
- a CDS encoding DUF4251 domain-containing protein codes for the protein MKNVSFAILVILTIISCKSNLNTVETAQKQKQLNEIANKVRQDDYKIVMSAAYPLATNAVTNVLNGVLIPNGDTANRIDLTDRDDYIELGDRSVLGSLSYYGERRISSGYGNQDTGINYKGIPVNYSQKIDFKKGLVRIEYQINNQAESFDITIEVFANRKANVHVSSTHRSNIRYTGMMEQIKELPL